Proteins from one Rosa chinensis cultivar Old Blush chromosome 7, RchiOBHm-V2, whole genome shotgun sequence genomic window:
- the LOC112176591 gene encoding dehydration-responsive element-binding protein 1E, translated as MNSSNYQLSDSNQKSLESVSSIDKPESSSLSDTSVPTRHSLHSDGAVILASSWPKKRAGRRVFKETRHPVYRGVRRRNNNKWVCEVREPNKKTRIWLGTYPTVEMAARAHDVAALALRGKQACLNFADSAWRLPIPASKDQLDIRRAAAEAAETFRPEEFGGVSSSCDDNEIEHENENVEMDNEKNDGFYEEREHENEKKNEDEEPLFDMPRLLTRMAEGPLLSPPRHSLDSMNWADYQVESEANFCLWSF; from the coding sequence ATGAATAGCTCCAATTACCAGCTCTCAGACTCCAACCAGAAAAGCCTCGAATCAGTCTCCTCCATCGACAAGCCCGAGTCGTCTTCCTTATCTGACACAAGCGTCCCGACTCGCCATTCACTTCATTCCGACGGAGCGGTGATACTTGCTTCGAGCTGGCCGAAGAAGCGAGCCGGTAGGCGAGTGTTCAAGGAGACTCGGCACCCTGTCTACCGCGGCGTGAGGCGCAGGAACAATAACAAGTGGGTGTGCGAGGTCAGGGAGCCGAACAAAAAGACCAGAATTTGGCTCGGGACGTACCCGACTGTTGAGATGGCCGCTCGCGCACACGATGTGGCGGCATTGGCCCTTAGGGGGAAGCAGGCATGCCTCAATTTCGCTGATTCCGCTTGGCGCTTGCCCATTCCGGCTTCCAAAGACCAGCTCGACATTCGCAGGGCCGCCGCCGAGGCTGCTGAGACATTTCGACCTGAGGAATTCGGCGGCGTCTCAAGCAGCTGCGACGACAACGAGATAGAACATGAGAATGAGAATGTTGAGATGGACAACGAGAAGAATGACGGCTTCTACGAGGAGAGGGAACACGAGAATGAGAAGAAGAACGAGGATGAAGAGCCGCTCTTCGACATGCCCAGATTGCTGACTAGAATGGCGGAGGGTCCACTGCTCTCTCCACCTCGTCATTCCTTGGACAGTATGAACTGGGCAGACTATCAGGTGGAAAGCGAGGCAAATTTCTGCTTGTGGAGCTTCTGA